In Citrobacter sp. RHB25-C09, the following proteins share a genomic window:
- a CDS encoding fimbria/pilus outer membrane usher protein, with translation MKKYRLIAFTCSLLSVSSANAVEFNLTVLDKSMRDSVDPSLFKEKASIAPGHYFLAVSVNNTEISSGQDINWTKVTGEIKPCITSALTDQFGLKKEVRATLAQQDECVDFSTRPEIILALDQANQRLNITVPQAWLEWHSANWAPPATWNPGVAGFLLDYNLFASAWRPQDGSDSENINTYGTMGANLGAWRLRSDYQYNQTHSETGSTQHQGSIFRTYLFRPLPLLGAKMTLGETDFNSNIFDGFAYTGASLISDDRMLPWELRGYAPQVSGVAETNATVTVSHSGRVIYQTKVPPGPFLITDLNQSVQGTLDVQVTEENGRVNTFQVSAASTPFLTRQGQVRYKIASGRARPDISHHVTSESFLSGEASWGMLSNTSLYGGAFVAGDDYHSLALGLGQNMLWFGALSFDTTWASSTFDDGHEEKGYSYRLNYSKRFEATDSMLSLAAYRFSDRTFHSYANFLDHRYDNSTTDEKHTISVSASQQIQPLNMNLSVNMLRQTWWNDAPTTTASITAGFNFDLAAWKNISLTTSFNTTHYDDEDSDTDKQVYISISIPFEDSCRLSYDMRDGDTTSQRVSWYDSSDPHNNWGISASAESEQPNHGAMFSGNYRHISPTNELNLSGTYAPQEYTSASASMSGSFTATAHGAAFHRRSMGNEPRLMVSTDGVADIPIQGSDNITNRFGYAVVPTLSSYQPSTVMVNMNELPDGVTVMENTVRSTWTEGAIGYQSMASRAGLDVNAIIRTKDGQFPPLGAVVRTQDGISEIGMVSEEGHVWLSGIKNAQSLIVQWENRKCTITLPDNLETITQRLMLPCH, from the coding sequence ATGAAAAAATATAGGCTTATTGCATTTACCTGTAGTTTGTTGAGTGTTTCTTCAGCTAATGCTGTTGAATTTAACCTCACCGTTCTCGATAAGTCTATGCGTGACAGTGTTGATCCCTCTTTGTTTAAAGAAAAGGCCAGCATTGCGCCTGGTCATTATTTTCTGGCCGTTTCTGTTAATAATACGGAGATTTCATCCGGTCAGGACATTAACTGGACAAAAGTGACAGGGGAAATTAAACCCTGTATCACCTCTGCATTAACTGACCAGTTTGGTTTAAAAAAAGAGGTCCGGGCAACTTTAGCGCAACAAGACGAATGCGTTGATTTTAGTACTCGCCCTGAAATAATTCTGGCGCTCGATCAGGCCAACCAACGCTTAAATATCACCGTTCCTCAGGCCTGGTTAGAGTGGCATTCCGCAAACTGGGCACCTCCAGCGACCTGGAATCCCGGTGTCGCAGGGTTCCTGCTTGATTACAATCTTTTTGCCAGCGCCTGGCGTCCACAGGATGGCAGCGACAGTGAAAACATCAATACATACGGCACCATGGGTGCGAATCTCGGTGCCTGGCGACTGCGAAGCGATTATCAGTACAACCAAACCCACAGTGAAACCGGCTCAACGCAACACCAGGGCTCGATTTTCCGTACTTATCTGTTCCGCCCACTTCCCCTTTTAGGCGCAAAAATGACGCTGGGCGAAACGGATTTTAACTCTAACATTTTTGACGGATTTGCCTATACCGGTGCCTCGCTAATAAGCGACGATCGCATGTTGCCCTGGGAACTTCGCGGCTATGCCCCACAGGTCAGCGGAGTGGCGGAAACGAATGCCACGGTCACCGTAAGTCATTCCGGACGCGTCATCTACCAGACCAAAGTGCCGCCGGGTCCCTTTCTTATCACCGATCTTAACCAGTCGGTTCAGGGCACCCTCGATGTACAGGTTACCGAAGAAAATGGCCGCGTGAATACGTTTCAGGTTTCGGCGGCGTCAACGCCTTTTTTAACGCGTCAGGGACAGGTTCGCTATAAAATCGCCTCCGGACGTGCGCGGCCTGACATTTCTCACCATGTGACCAGCGAATCTTTTCTCAGCGGTGAGGCGTCATGGGGGATGCTGTCAAACACTTCCCTGTACGGCGGGGCTTTTGTTGCAGGAGATGACTACCATTCGCTTGCGTTGGGGCTCGGACAAAATATGCTTTGGTTCGGTGCACTCTCATTTGACACCACCTGGGCATCCAGCACCTTTGATGATGGCCATGAGGAGAAGGGATACAGTTATCGTCTGAACTATAGTAAGCGGTTTGAAGCCACTGACAGTATGCTGTCTCTCGCAGCCTATCGATTTTCTGACCGGACGTTTCATAGCTATGCCAACTTTCTTGATCATCGCTATGACAACAGTACTACCGACGAAAAACATACTATCAGCGTTTCTGCCAGCCAGCAGATCCAGCCGCTGAATATGAATTTGTCAGTTAATATGCTGCGACAAACCTGGTGGAACGATGCCCCCACCACAACGGCAAGTATTACCGCAGGCTTTAACTTTGACCTTGCGGCATGGAAGAATATTTCGCTCACCACCTCGTTTAACACGACGCATTATGACGATGAAGACAGCGACACCGATAAGCAGGTTTATATCTCCATTTCCATACCGTTTGAGGATAGCTGCCGCCTCTCTTATGACATGCGCGACGGTGACACCACCTCACAACGCGTATCATGGTATGACAGTTCGGACCCTCACAATAACTGGGGAATCTCCGCAAGCGCAGAAAGTGAGCAGCCGAATCATGGCGCAATGTTCTCGGGTAATTACCGTCATATCTCCCCGACTAATGAACTCAATCTTTCCGGGACTTATGCCCCGCAGGAATACACCTCTGCCAGCGCCAGCATGAGTGGTTCATTTACAGCGACAGCCCATGGTGCCGCCTTCCATCGTCGAAGCATGGGTAACGAACCGCGGCTGATGGTAAGTACCGACGGCGTGGCCGATATTCCCATTCAGGGCTCGGATAATATTACTAACCGTTTTGGTTATGCAGTTGTTCCCACGCTTTCCAGCTATCAACCGTCCACCGTGATGGTGAACATGAATGAACTGCCCGATGGCGTGACAGTCATGGAAAACACCGTGCGTTCAACCTGGACAGAAGGCGCTATCGGCTACCAGAGCATGGCTTCGCGTGCGGGGCTGGATGTTAACGCCATCATCCGTACAAAGGATGGACAATTTCCACCGCTGGGCGCAGTTGTTCGCACACAGGACGGGATTAGTGAGATCGGCATGGTTAGCGAAGAGGGGCACGTATGGCTAAGTGGAATCAAAAATGCCCAGAGTCTGATAGTGCAGTGGGAGAACCGCAAATGCACCATTACTCTGCCAGATAATCTCGAAACCATCACTCAGCGCCTGATGTTACCTTGTCATTAA
- a CDS encoding molecular chaperone yields the protein MTKLKGMTLLFLVATQLGYAAVLPDRTRVIFNAADKASSVKISNQSTVNPYLAYSWIENEKGVKGDDVFTALPPLQRVEPASSTQVRLVKQAGVDSLPKDRESLFYYNLREVPPKADASDNHAVLQVALQSRLKLFWRPTTLRKKVGARTELEMRISQSGQILTVNNPTPYYITIAYLGKDSTRVLPGFATTMIAPFSTAPLSTGNYKGQHFYLGYMDDYGALRMADLQCQGSCTLTVPEDKR from the coding sequence ATGACGAAATTAAAAGGAATGACGTTACTCTTTCTGGTTGCAACCCAATTAGGCTATGCAGCCGTTTTACCCGATCGGACGCGGGTCATTTTTAATGCCGCAGATAAAGCCAGCAGCGTTAAAATAAGCAACCAGAGCACGGTAAACCCCTATCTCGCCTATTCATGGATCGAAAATGAAAAAGGCGTTAAGGGCGATGATGTTTTCACCGCGCTACCACCATTACAGCGCGTCGAACCTGCATCTTCAACCCAGGTACGACTGGTGAAACAAGCTGGTGTCGATTCACTGCCTAAAGATCGCGAATCACTATTCTATTACAACCTACGGGAAGTTCCGCCGAAGGCGGATGCTTCAGATAATCATGCGGTGTTGCAGGTGGCACTACAGAGCCGTCTCAAGCTGTTCTGGCGCCCTACCACGTTGCGTAAAAAGGTTGGCGCCCGTACTGAACTTGAGATGCGAATCAGTCAGTCCGGACAGATACTGACCGTCAATAATCCGACACCGTATTACATCACTATTGCCTATCTGGGTAAGGACTCGACGCGAGTTTTACCCGGCTTCGCCACCACTATGATCGCGCCATTTAGCACCGCTCCCTTATCGACCGGGAACTACAAGGGTCAGCATTTCTATCTGGGCTATATGGACGATTATGGCGCACTACGGATGGCTGATCTTCAATGTCAGGGGAGTTGTACCCTGACGGTGCCAGAGGATAAACGTTGA
- a CDS encoding type 1 fimbrial protein, which yields MRGLRILFVCLLALMPAKAAFALHCYYGHAGGAVEKSEAIDPFAIPGNAQVGDKIWESNDIKIPVYCDNNATSDMAPEDVYAWLNPYISANDPYYELGVTFNGIDYDAGTSGGNGIDTHQCLDNKKLDVYPDATIEQLGWPVCTTPAERKYSTTFMARMRLYVKIREMPPHDYVSSLSDYIIVQFDGKGGVNTSPDAANLKYHITGLNNIRVLDCFVTFNVQPETQNIDFGKFNALDISRQAMTKAFSIKTTKDQNSECTDGFKLSSSFYSDSELANNDTELLIGNGLKLRILDGSSPYTFNSYEEFADFTSDMKELNKDFQAELSAVSGEKIQTGPFDTVVVFKINYH from the coding sequence ATGCGTGGGTTACGTATACTCTTTGTCTGCCTGTTGGCCCTGATGCCTGCAAAAGCCGCGTTTGCCCTGCATTGTTACTATGGTCATGCGGGCGGCGCGGTTGAAAAATCAGAGGCCATCGACCCCTTTGCGATACCTGGCAATGCTCAGGTTGGGGACAAGATCTGGGAATCAAACGACATTAAGATCCCGGTGTATTGCGATAACAATGCCACCAGTGATATGGCACCAGAAGACGTTTATGCATGGTTAAACCCCTATATCAGCGCCAACGATCCGTATTATGAACTCGGCGTGACGTTTAACGGTATCGATTATGATGCAGGTACTTCTGGAGGCAATGGCATCGACACCCATCAGTGTCTGGACAACAAAAAGCTGGATGTTTATCCCGATGCAACCATTGAGCAATTAGGCTGGCCCGTTTGCACGACTCCGGCCGAAAGAAAATACAGTACGACTTTTATGGCGCGTATGCGTTTATATGTGAAAATACGCGAGATGCCGCCTCACGATTATGTCAGCTCATTAAGCGACTACATCATTGTCCAGTTTGATGGCAAAGGTGGCGTGAATACCAGTCCCGATGCCGCTAACCTGAAATATCACATTACGGGTCTGAATAATATCCGTGTTCTGGACTGTTTCGTCACTTTCAACGTTCAGCCTGAGACGCAAAATATCGATTTTGGCAAATTCAATGCGCTCGATATCAGTCGCCAGGCCATGACGAAAGCCTTCTCCATAAAAACGACGAAAGATCAAAACAGCGAATGTACTGACGGCTTCAAGCTCAGTTCATCTTTTTATAGCGATTCTGAACTGGCGAACAACGACACTGAATTACTGATTGGTAACGGACTGAAATTAAGGATCCTTGACGGCTCTTCGCCATATACATTTAACAGCTACGAAGAGTTCGCTGACTTCACTTCCGATATGAAAGAGCTAAATAAAGACTTTCAGGCTGAACTCTCCGCCGTTAGCGGTGAGAAGATACAAACGGGTCCTTTTGACACGGTAGTGGTATTTAAAATTAACTATCATTGA
- the kdgR gene encoding DNA-binding transcriptional regulator KdgR: MANADLDKQPDSVSSVLKVFGILQALGEEREIGITELSQRVMMSKSTVYRFLQTMKTLGYVAQEGESEKYSLTLKLFELGARALQNVDLIRSADIQMRELSRLTKETIHLGALDEDSIVYIHKIDSMYNLRMYSRVGRRNPLYSTAIGKVLLAWRDREEVKQILDGVEYKRSTDRTITSTEALLPLLDKVREQGYGEDNEEQEEGLRCIGVPVFDRFGVVIAGLSISFPTLRFSEERLQEYVAMLHTAARKISEQMGYNDYPF, translated from the coding sequence ATGGCTAACGCCGATCTGGATAAACAGCCCGATTCTGTTTCGTCCGTGCTGAAGGTCTTTGGCATTTTGCAGGCGCTAGGAGAAGAGCGCGAAATAGGGATAACCGAATTATCACAACGCGTTATGATGTCAAAAAGCACGGTTTATCGCTTTTTGCAGACTATGAAAACGCTGGGCTATGTTGCACAGGAAGGTGAGTCCGAGAAATATTCCCTGACGCTGAAACTGTTCGAACTGGGTGCGCGTGCTTTACAGAATGTTGATCTTATCCGCAGCGCTGATATCCAGATGCGTGAGCTTTCCCGCCTGACGAAAGAGACGATTCACCTTGGCGCGCTGGACGAAGACAGCATTGTCTACATTCATAAAATCGACTCAATGTATAATTTGCGCATGTATTCGCGTGTGGGGCGTCGTAACCCGCTGTACAGCACTGCTATCGGTAAAGTGCTGCTGGCCTGGCGCGATCGTGAAGAAGTGAAACAAATTCTGGACGGCGTTGAATACAAACGTAGCACTGACCGCACCATTACCTCCACCGAAGCGCTGCTGCCGCTGCTGGATAAAGTCCGCGAGCAGGGTTATGGCGAAGATAACGAAGAGCAAGAAGAAGGTTTACGCTGCATCGGCGTCCCGGTTTTTGATCGCTTTGGCGTAGTCATTGCGGGTCTGAGTATTTCATTCCCGACGCTGCGTTTTTCAGAAGAACGCTTGCAAGAGTATGTTGCGATGCTACATACCGCAGCGCGTAAAATCTCCGAGCAGATGGGATACAACGATTACCCGTTCTAA